The Capsicum annuum cultivar UCD-10X-F1 chromosome 3, UCD10Xv1.1, whole genome shotgun sequence genomic sequence CTTAatatctctttcttttgttcCATCTAAAGAACAACTCGTCGACATCTTCACTAAATCTCTTGCCGGACCTCCTCACCAACAGAATTTGTGCAAGTCGGGTGTCACTTCTTTcccctccaacttgagggggTGTTAGAAATCAAGATAGctcatcttcatcatccatatcATCAAATAAAAACCAACTCCAACAAGGGTCAACATTTGGGCTTtataaacaaacaacacataggCAGTCCAACAACAATTCAGCAGCAAACAAGAACATGGACTCTTGTTTAGCTTAGAATAGAAGCATCTTTagcttgtataaataaatatgattGGCAAAAGAATATACAGTGAAGAAAATTCCCAAATACCGTCTAGTTTTACAGTATCTTATATGTGGCTTATCTTTTCTGCTATCTACTATCAATGTGGATTATGTTTACACACACTCTGACAACCAACACGTATGTGATagtatttgttattattaattgattaatccgtcaattatatatatttgaaacttacacTTTGAGAATAGGTAGATAAAAACTTCAGATAATCAACGAGTACTCAAGAAGGAAAGACAATGTACTTAGAAAGCAATGCTAAAATATAGCAAAGATTTATTTAGAAAGCTAACATGCTAAAACATAGTAGCTGCAGGATCACTTAGAGATCTAGCCATGCTAAAACATATAGTAGCTGCAGGATCACTTAGAGATCTAGCCATGCTAAAACATAGAGTAGCACATAGCAGCAGGCTTTGTCAACTAGACTTTGCTGAATTGAACACGAAGAGGCTCGTCTCTCACGAGAGCCAAACGCCTCTTTCCTTCTTGGAGAACCACACCCACTGATTGACACTCATCGATAGGGCAAGATGGACAAACCAATGGACCAGGACAGTTCAATAACACGTAAATATCCCTGTCTATTGGTGATTGTGGTGCTTTCACTATCTTGAACCAACTACCTATTATTGTTCCACCGGTCTCCAATAATCGCGCTCCTTGAAATACATCGAAGTCCCCAACTCTCCAGGTTGTATTATTACCACAAAGTTTGGAAGATGCATTGTCGAATTGGATGTTAATATCCTCAGTTACATGGATACCTGATTCTGATGATCCTGTATAATTGAACTTGGTGAATGTCACGGGTGTACCGCTACGTCCACGACCGGAGATGTAACGGAACACGCCATTTGGACAAGTGGCATCTGAATTAGGGGAGGGACCTAGGTATACATCACCACCTGCTGCACCCCAAAAAGGGGAAATGATACGGTAAGTTGCACCAACTTGAAGTGCTTCACCATTCACATCACGTACTAGAAATATCACAGGGGGAAGATCATTTTTAGTGGTTGGTAACTCAATATGATTGTATGAAAAGGTGACAAAAGGAAGCAAACAGAAAGATAAGAGCAATATGTGCTTCTTCATGATTACACAATTGCTAAGGAATTAAGCTACCTGAGTTGTGATTCATCTACTAATGAAGACTTCTATTTATAGGCTGAATTTTAACATAATATTTTCCTAGCCGCGTTTAAAACATGACTTGGTATACATTAATAATTTGAACAACGGAACATTTTACTCATTTATTTAACAAAGTTGGTGGAATCACTGGATTTTTGTCATTGGAATCTCCTTCAAAAAGTTGGTGGAACCTTAAAATAAAGGAGAACAAGACATGTTAGCTATGTGTAAAGAATCGCACATCAAGCATTTGGTGTCCTTATGCGGATTTGGGCAATCCTTCCCTAAGCTAATTTTTGGAGTTGAGTTAGGCTCAAGATTgattctttac encodes the following:
- the LOC107866026 gene encoding serine protease inhibitor 2, with translation MKKHILLLSFCLLPFVTFSYNHIELPTTKNDLPPVIFLVRDVNGEALQVGATYRIISPFWGAAGGDVYLGPSPNSDATCPNGVFRYISGRGRSGTPVTFTKFNYTGSSESGIHVTEDINIQFDNASSKLCGNNTTWRVGDFDVFQGARLLETGGTIIGSWFKIVKAPQSPIDRDIYVLLNCPGPLVCPSCPIDECQSVGVVLQEGKRRLALVRDEPLRVQFSKV